In Procambarus clarkii isolate CNS0578487 chromosome 5, FALCON_Pclarkii_2.0, whole genome shotgun sequence, the following are encoded in one genomic region:
- the LOC123762387 gene encoding uncharacterized protein — protein sequence MVRPRDQLVQIDHHTDSLEAKTRTQTVNSSSSCSSYCSSSTCPYSSSSCPYNSSNSIASPAYGSSSSVASTGHSTDEGDCSSLKKMKKKVVKKNSGHKHRDVLLTTSLLSYLSVGR from the exons ATGGTCAGGCCAAGAGACCAGCTAGTCCAGATAGACCATCACACAG ACTCATTAGAGGCTAAGACACGGACTCAGacagtcaacagcagcagcagctgtagcagttactgcagcagcagcacctgtccctacagcagcagcagctgtccctacaacagcagcaacagtatcgCCAGTCCTGCTTatgggagcagcagcagtgttgcCAGTACCGGCCACAGTACAGACGAGGGCGACTGTTCGTCTCTCAAGAAGATGAAGAAGAAAGTTGTTAAGAAGAATTCTGGACACAAGCACCGAGACGTGCTGTTAACCACCAGTCTCCTGTCTTACCTGTCTGTCGGTCGTTGA